The following are encoded together in the Coffea arabica cultivar ET-39 chromosome 1c, Coffea Arabica ET-39 HiFi, whole genome shotgun sequence genome:
- the LOC113741299 gene encoding cathecol O-methyltransferase 1, with translation MANSVNTQLKTSSSSYEDGKEEGEKDNFSYAMQLVTSASMTMVLYTAVKLNLFEIIAKAGPRAKLSPSEIASQLPVTNNPDVASMLDRMLRLLSSYSLLTCDVVEVAGERAGGETDVGYVRVYGLSPVAEYFVPDEEGNSVAPAMELLQDKVLIDSWYELGNSLLEGGIPFNRVHGMHAFDYPSRDPRYNELFNKGMVGPTAITMKKLLQQYKGFEHLQTLVDVGGGLGITLHKIISKYPSIRGINFDLPHVIENAPSYLGVEHIGGDMFESVPGGDAIFMKMILHDWSDDHCLKLLKNCFKALPDHGKVIVVDLVLPVKPDTSAFVKGIFQTDALMMTQNPGGKERSESDVRALAIRAGFKDIKLECCVGSLGVLELYK, from the exons ATGGCGAATTCAGTAAACACCCAGCTGAAAACATCATCATCGTCCTATGAAGATGGAAAGGAAGAAGGAGAAAAGGATAACTTCTCGTACGCAATGCAGCTGGTCACCTCGGCATCAATGACGATGGTTTTATACACTGCTGTAAAGCTAAATTTGTTCGAAATCATTGCCAAAGCCGGCCCAAGAGCCAAGCTATCACCTTCAGAAATCGCATCCCAGTTGCCTGTGACTAATAATCCTGATGTAGCTTCGATGCTCGACAGAATGCTTCGCTTGTTGAGTAGTTACTCGCTGCTCACTTGCGACGTAGTTGAGGTTGCCGGGGAACGTGCTGGTGGGGAAACCGATGTTGGATATGTAAGAGTTTACGGGTTGTCTCCGGTAGCAGAATATTTTGTGCCGGATGAGGAGGGGAACTCAGTGGCGCCTGCCATGGAGTTGCTTCAAGATAAGGTCTTGATTGATAGCTG GTATGAACTTGGGAATTCTTTGCTTGAAGGAGGGATTCCATTTAATAGAGTTCATGGAATGCACGCATTTGACTACCCTAGTAGAGATCCCAGGTATAATGAGCTTTTCAACAAGGGAATGGTTGGTCCTACAGCCATAACAATGAAAAAATTGCTTCAACAATATAAAGGATTTGAGCACCTTCAGACATTGGTTGATGTTGGTGGTGGTCTTGGAATAACCCTTCACAAGATTATATCAAAATACCCTTCTATAAGGGGTATCAATTTTGATCTTCCACATGTCATTGAAAACGCGCCATCCTATCTTG GAGTGGAACACATTGGTGGAGACATGTTTGAAAGCGTTCCTGGAGGAGATGCTATTTTTATGAAG ATGATACTCcatgattggagtgatgatcACTGCTTAAAGCTGCTGAAGAACTGCTTCAAAGCTCTACCAGATCATGGCAAAGTCATCGTTGTTGATTTGGTTCTACCCGTAAAACCTGATACTAGTGCCTTTGTAAAAGGCATTTTCCAGACTGATGCTCTCATGATGACTCAAAATCCTGGAGGGAAAGAGCGATCAGAATCTGATGTTCGGGCCTTGGCTATCAGAGCTGGATTTAAAGACATAAAGTTAGAATGTTGTGTGGGTAGTCTTGGGGTCCTGGAGTTGTACAAATAG
- the LOC140011215 gene encoding uncharacterized protein: MIKMRFLMLSRLLLLSTLFSLLCEELVVSKECTNTFPELSSHTFRYELLTSKNETWRNEVLAQSHYHLTPSDDSYWAKLLPKRMVRQEDQISWMMLYRQIKDYGGNNNGNAGGFLKAVPLKDVRLDPSSIHGMAQQTNLEYLLMLDVDRLVWSFRKTAGLPTPGQPYGGWEAVNCELRGHFVGHYLSASALMWASTNDNTLKTKMSAVVSILSDCQKQMGTGYLSAFPSEEFDRFEALKTVWAPYYTIHKIMAGLLDQYTFADNEQAFKMLNWMVDYHFNRVQNVILKYSIQRHWSSLNEETGGMNDVLYRLHAITGDQKHLVLAHLFDKPCFLGELAVKADDISGFHTNTHIPVVIGAQMRYEVTGDPLYKEIGTYFMDMINSSHAYATGGTSVGEFWSDPRRLASTLQTENEESCTTYNMLKVSRNLFRWTKDIRYADYYERALTNGVLSIQRGREPGVMIYMLPLKRGGSKAQSYHKWGSQFDDFWCCYGTGIESFSKLGDSIYFEEEGKVPGLYIIQYIPSSFQWRSGGFLINQTIIPVVSWDNRLRVTVAISSEQEAAVVSTLNLRIPTWTSTNVAKAILNSQDLILPVPGNFLSVTRKWSPGDKVTLEFPLSLRLEAIKDDRPEYASLQAILYGPYLLVGLSSGDWDIKTEPGASLADWITPIPADYNAHLISLSQVSGEAEFSLTKSDDSIQLQKLPEPGTNDAVGATFRLILKEPSDVFASPEDAIGKSVMLEPYGFPGMLVENQGVDETLRVVPDSSNDKDAAIFHLVSGLDGMDGTISLESENHKGCYVSSGLNDGSNNITLSCKSGSSNADFSQAVSFKLDKGISEYHPISFVAKGTDRNFLLAPLFSLRDESYTVYFNIQ; encoded by the exons ATGATAAAGATGAGGTTTTTGATGCTGTCAAGATTGTTACTATTGAGCACCCTTTTCTCTCTTCTATGTGAAGAATTGGTTGTCAGTAAGGAGTGTACTAATACTTTTCCTGAGTTGTCATCACACACGTTTCGTTATGAGTTGCTCACATCAAAGAACGAGACTTGGAGaaatgaggtattggctcagaGTCACTACCATTTGACTCCAAGTGATGATTCTTACTGGGCTAAATTGCTGCCAAAGAGGATGGTGAGGCAAGAGGATCAGATTAGTTGGATGATGTTGTATAGACAAATAAAGGATTATGGAGGGAACAATAATGGAAATGCAGGAGGTTTTCTGAAGGCTGTGCCTCTGAAAGATGTGAGGTTGGATCCTAGTTCAATTCATGGAATGGCTCAGCAGACTAATTTGGAGTATTTGTTGATGTTGGATGTTGATAGATTGGTATGGAGCTTTAGGAAGACTGCTGGTTTGCCTACTCCTGGTCAGCCATATGGAGGTTGGGAGGCTGTGAATTGTGAGCTTCGAGGTCACTTTGTAG GACACTATCTGAGCGCCTCAGCATTAATGTGGGCTAGCACTAATGATAATACCCTCAAAACGAAGATGTCTGCTGTTGTTTCCATTCTTTCTGACTGTCAGAAGCAAATGGGTACTGGATATCTTTCTGCTTTCCCTTCTGAAGAATTTGACAGATTTGAAGCTTTAAAAACAGTCTGGGCACCATATTATACAATTCACAAG atAATGGCAGGTCTTCTGGATCAGTATACATTTGCTGACAATGAGCAAGCATTCAAAATGTTGAATTGGATGGTTGATTATCACTTCAACCGTGTGCAAAATGTGATTCTGAAGTACTCGATTCAAAGACATTGGTCCTCACTAAATGAGGAAACTGGTGGCATGAATGATGTTCTTTATAGGTTACACGCGATAACG GGTGATCAGAAGCACTTAGTGCTAGCTCACCTTTTTGACAAACCGTGCTTTCTAGGAGAGCTTGCTGTCAAG GCCGATGACATTTCTGGTTTTCATACCAATACACATATTCCAGTTGTTATTGGAGCTCAAATGCGCTATGAAGTTACTGGTGATCCCTTATATAAG GAAATAGGAACATACTTCATGGATATGATCAACTCATCCCATGCCTATGCAACTGGAGGAACATCAGTCGGCGAGTTCTG GTCAGATCCAAGGCGATTAGCTAGTACTCTGCAAACTGAGAATGAGGAGTCATGTACAACATATAACATGCTCAAG GTATCTCGCAATCTATTTAGATGGACCAAAGACATTAGGTATGCAGATTACTATGAAAGGGCATTGACAAATGGAGTACTGAGCATACAAAGAGGAAGGGAACCTGGAGTTATGATCTATATGCTTCCTCTTAAACGTGGGGGTTCGAAAGCCCAAAGTTACCATAAATGGGGCTCACAGTTTGATGATTTCTGGTGCTGCTACGGTACAG GAATTGAGTCTTTCTCAAAGTTAGGAGATTCAATATACTTCGAAGAGGAGGGAAAAGTTCCAGGTCTTTATATCATTCAGTATATACCAAGCTCATTTCAGTGGAGATCTGGAGGATTTCTAATCAACCAGACCATAATCCCTGTTGTCTCGTGGGACAACCGCCTTCGTGTGACAGTGGCAATTTCTTCAGAG CAAGAGGCAGCTGTGGTGTCTACTTTGAATTTGAGAATACCAACATGGACAAGTACAAATGTTGCCAAGGCAATACTGAATAGTCAAGATTTGATCCTGCCAGTGCCTG GAAACTTTCTCTCTGTCACTAGAAAGTGGAGCCCTGGTGACAAAGTCACTCTTGAGTTTCCCTTAAGTCTTAGACTTGAAGCCATTAAAG ATGATCGGCCAGAATATGCTTCTCTCCAGGCAATTCTTTATGGTCCCTACCTTCTTGTTGGTCTGTCTAGTGGAGACTGGGACATCAAGACAGAGCCCGGTGCATCTCTTGCAGACTGGATTACTCCAATTCCAGCAGACTACAATGCTCATCTGATTTCTCTATCCCAAGTGTCTGGGGAGGCGGAGTTTTCCCTGACAAAATCAGATGACTCCATCCAATTGCAGAAGCTTCCTGAACCTGGAACAAATGATGCTGTAGGTGCGACATTCAGGCTTATCCTAAAAGAACCATCAGACGTATTTGCATCGCCAGAAGATGCTATAGGGAAATCAGTCATGCTAGAGCCATATGGTTTTCCTGGAATGCTTGTGGAGAATCAAGGTGTAGATGAAACACTCCGAGTTGTTCCAGACTCGTCCAATGACAAGGATGCAGCTATCTTCCATTTGGTGTCTGGGCTGGATGGGATGGACGGAACCATTTCTTTGGAATCCGAAAACCATAAGGGTTGTTATGTAAGTAGTGGCCTGAATGATGGTTCAAATAACATCACACTTTCCTGCAAATCTGGATCCTCAAATGCTGACTTCTCACAGGCAGTGAGCTTTAAATTGGACAAGGGAATCAGTGAATACCATCCCATTAGCTTTGTTGCCAAAGGCACAGATAGAAACTTTCTCCTGGCTCCATTATTTAGCTTGAGAGATGAATCTTACACTGTCTATTTCAACATTCAATGA